Genomic segment of Luteolibacter sp. Y139:
GAGCGGAGCATGTGCTGAGGCTTTCGCCGGTCTTGGTCTCCGAAGGCGTGACCAGCATGCGAGAGGCTGCGCGCACGGGGCTGGGCGTCACGGTCCAGCCACATTGGCTGATCCTCGAAGACCTCGCTGAAGGGCGCTTGGTTCGCATTCTGCCATCGTGGCGGCCAGCGAACTTGCCGGTCCACGTGGTGTATGCCGGTCATCGTCTGCTACCGACTCGCGCCCGGGCTTTCGTCGACTTCGCCGTCGATTTCATGAAGCGGGAGCTCGAAGGCACTGCCGGTTGATCCCTGATAAGGAAACTCGGGAAAGTGCGCGTCGGGCGCTTTCCGGAGGTAGACTGCCTCGTGGGCTCCGGGCTGCGAGGGACAGCGATGAGACTCACGTTTTCCACTCAGTCCACGGATGCTCGGCAAGATTGGCATTGAAGTAGCGCGGTTCGTCCGAGACCTCGCGACCGAGCCAATCGGGTCGCTCGAAGGATTCGTTTGCATCCGAGAGTTCGATTTCGGCGACAATGAGTCCGGCATTGGGGCCTAGGAATTCATCCACTTCCCACAAGTGGCCGCCGTGCTTGCGTTCGTGCCGGATTTTGTCGACCGGTAGAGGCAGGCAGAGATCGAGCAATGCCTGCGCCTCCTCTGGAGGGATGGCGTACTCGAATTCCTTTCGCGAGATGCCCGAGGTGGCTCCCTTGATGGTGAGGAAGGCTTTCTCGCCGGCGAGACGGACGCGGACGGTGCGCTCTTTATCGCGGCACAGGTAGCCTTGGCAGATGCGCACGCCGGGCGGGCCATTGCGCCATGCGTCAGAGCTGACCAGGAATTTGCGTTCGATTTCGTCGGCCATGGAATGTTGCGGTGGATCGGGCGCTGGTGGACTTGCGGCGAACAAGGACACCAGCGAGACGATGCCCGCAAGAAATGAAAGCGTGGTCGGCCGACGAGAGCAGGATTTGCGTCTTACACAGCCGCTGCCGCGAGGGATCTACCCAGGATGCGGTGAAGGTGCGGGCAAGAGCTGGAGGTCGGGCGGACTTCGGTGGTCAGGCCGTAGTCGTGCATCGGATTGGATTTGGCGATGGCTACCGCTTCCGCGAGGTCGGTCACCGAGAGCAGCACGTAGCCGCCGACCGCTTCCTTGGCCTCCACAAAGGGTCCGTCGGTGACGGTGCTGCCACCATGGCCGGTGATGACGACGGACTCTTCCATCAGCGGCTGCGCGCCGAGCATCTTGCCTTCGGAGGTCAGCTTATCGAACCACGCGTTGACGCGGTCCATGACATTGCGGAGTTCGTCTTCGGAAAGGCCCTGCTCTGCCCAATCGGTTTTGCGGAAAAGCAGCAGGTGGCCAGTGACTTTAGGTTCGGCGGTGAGTTCGAGGCTCATGGTTGGGATGGGGAATGAGGTTTGTTTCGATACAATAACGAACGGGCGGATACAGCGAGGACAGGATTGCAGAAAAAATTTCGCGATCCGTCCGGCCGGGCCGGAGGGTCACTCCTTCATCAGGACCAGGTGCATTGCACCCGGGGTGGAAGCATGATCGGTGCATTTGTAGCCCAGTTTCAGGAGATCGATCCCGGCGAAGAGGCTTTCGCCGCTGCCGAGGACGACCGGGGAAATGGCGATGTGCAATTCGTCAATCAAGCCGGCCTGAAGATACTGCCGGATGGTCGCCGCGCCGCCTCCGATGCGGATGTCCCGCCCGCCGGCCGCTTCCCTGGCCCGCTCAAGGGCGGCGTGGATGCCATCCGTGACGAAGTGGAAGACGGTGCCGCCTTCCATCTGGATCGATTCGCGCGGGTGGTGGGTGAGGACGAAGACTGGCACGTGATATGGCGGATTCTCACCCCACCAGCCTTTCCACTCATCGTCGGGCCAGTCGCCGCGGATGGGCCCGAACATGTTACGGCCGAGGATCCATGCGCCGAGGCCGTCCATTCCGCGTTCGGCGAAGTCGTCGTCGACGCCGGTGGTGCCGTCGCCGCTGCCATGTGTCTTCTGGAAAGCATTCGTGGGGATGAACCACTTGTGAAGGTCCATGCCGCCGGCTCCCAAGGGCTGATCGAGGCTTTGGTCCGGGCCTGCGCCGAAACCGTCGAAAGAGATGCTGAAACAATTCACGCGTACTTTGGACATGGTCGTGTTCGTTGTTGGTTGGGCGCTTTTACTTGGTGCTGGAGCGGCGTTGTTCGCTCTGGCGGATCATTTCGCTGAGGTCGGCGGCGGGGCGGATTTCAAAGGGGCCGGCCTTCACGCCCGGGTGCTTTGACATGATCTGGATGGCGTGATTCAGGTCGCGGGCTTCCAGGATGAGGATGCCACCGATCTGCTCCTTCGTCTCGGCGTAGGGACCGTCGGTGAT
This window contains:
- a CDS encoding dihydrofolate reductase family protein, translating into MSKVRVNCFSISFDGFGAGPDQSLDQPLGAGGMDLHKWFIPTNAFQKTHGSGDGTTGVDDDFAERGMDGLGAWILGRNMFGPIRGDWPDDEWKGWWGENPPYHVPVFVLTHHPRESIQMEGGTVFHFVTDGIHAALERAREAAGGRDIRIGGGAATIRQYLQAGLIDELHIAISPVVLGSGESLFAGIDLLKLGYKCTDHASTPGAMHLVLMKE
- a CDS encoding YciI family protein, which translates into the protein MKYICLGYIDPNKLPNFSETELHSMMDECFTYDDELREKGHFAGGEALQPPQTAATLRWENGKVAITDGPYAETKEQIGGILILEARDLNHAIQIMSKHPGVKAGPFEIRPAADLSEMIRQSEQRRSSTK
- a CDS encoding YciI family protein, whose amino-acid sequence is MSLELTAEPKVTGHLLLFRKTDWAEQGLSEDELRNVMDRVNAWFDKLTSEGKMLGAQPLMEESVVITGHGGSTVTDGPFVEAKEAVGGYVLLSVTDLAEAVAIAKSNPMHDYGLTTEVRPTSSSCPHLHRILGRSLAAAAV
- a CDS encoding CYTH domain-containing protein; translation: MADEIERKFLVSSDAWRNGPPGVRICQGYLCRDKERTVRVRLAGEKAFLTIKGATSGISRKEFEYAIPPEEAQALLDLCLPLPVDKIRHERKHGGHLWEVDEFLGPNAGLIVAEIELSDANESFERPDWLGREVSDEPRYFNANLAEHPWTEWKT